ACTCTGATGGAATTGAAGTCATGAGGCAGCAGAGAGCTTAAattacagctttaaaaatttttattttttagagggaATTTACTTGGGAGTAACAGCAGTAATAGTTAACGGAGCCAGAATGCTTGAGTCATATAATTGCAAAGCAGAGTTGGGAGCAACAGATGCTAAAGAGTAGTTGCTGTAGTTCCTCTTTGGGTCGTAGGAGCAGTTGTCATATTACTATATAGCTACTGCATGAAGAAGAGTTCTTAGTGAGGCCTGGGTGAACAGCTCTTCTTAGTATTCTGTGTGACCCCATTTGACCTTTTAACAAATccctaagtaaataaatagcccCTCAGGAAAACTAAgtttttctctgctgtttttttGCTTGAGAGAGCTATAACTGTAATAGACTtatatttctgaacattttagtGCTTGCcaatatttggtaatatttatgTTTCCTATATTTGTAATGAACATTCTTCTTCCGgtacattttttgttaaattattgttTGATGGATAAAAGTTCACCTTTTATTGTATAAAATTGACTGAGATTAATTTATACACATTGACAATGGGTAAATAGAATTTTTCAGATTATTAAAAGCTGAAGGATGCCCacgtaagcaaaaaaaaaaaagaaaaaaccaacaaaaataaacccaaacccCTCAAACAGTTTCGAACACGAAACATTCTTCTGATGCCGGCATCCCTGCTTGCAGGTGTGAAGGGGGCAGGAATCAGCGAGGTGTCCTGGGCTGAGTCCCCGGAGTGGgaagaggtggcaggaaggggatctgaggaggagaacaggggTCCTGGTGGTCTGTGCTTCTTCCCAGACACGGGAGCTGTAGAGGAGACCTCTGCAGCAGATGCTAGGGGGGCCAGTAGGCccaggcagtcttgggacttgggtcTGTCCTGCTGTGCATCCATAGTGGGTGCTTTAGAAACGGGAGGCCCACCCGAAGCCCCTGTTGCAAGTGAGGACAAAGTGTGGGAAGGCCGTGAGGGTCTGCAGTCCGAGATGGCCTTGTCCTCAACGTGCAGTGCACTGTTGATGCGGGGCCTAGAGGCCTGGGATCTGGGGTAGCCACCCCTGGGGGCGAGTGTCTGCCCTGGTGCTGTACCTGCCTTGTTTTCACAGCGGTGACCCGAAGAGACAGCCTGAGGTCCGTCCTCACTCACTGTGTTTGAGGAACTGTGGGCCAGCTGGCAGTGGGATGAGGCTGGCCCCCTCCTCCGCTTTAGTTCCTGGAGGCCTTCCGTAGAGCTGTGGGAGCTGGAGCTGGCATTTCGTTTGAGGCAGGATCTGGTCCGGGAGGTCTGGGATCTCTGGTTATATCTCACTTCTGACCTCTGGGCACGTgctgcagctgtggctgaggCCAAGAAATGTGAGGGGCCTCCATCCACTGCATTGAGTAGCGACCCCGACGTGGGGTTCAATGTGGAGGGGGGAAGGGCTGCTGCGGCAGCTGCAGGAGCCGAGGTGCCAGGCCTTGTTCTTCTCATGCCGGCATCCCTGCTTGCAGCTGTGAAGGTGGCAGGAATCAGCGAGGTGACCTGGGCTGAGTCCCGGGAGTGGgaagaggtggcaggaaggggatctgaggaggagaacaggggTCCTGGTGGTCTGTGCTTCTTCCCAGACACGGGAGCTGTAGAGGAGACCTCTGCAGCAGATGCTAGGGGGGCCAGTAGGCccaggcagtcttgggacttgggtcTGTCCTGCTGTGCGTCCATAGTGGGTGCTTTAGAAACGGGAGGCCCACCCGAAGCCCCTGTTGCAAGTGAGGACAAAGTGTGGGAAGGCCGTGAGGGTCTGCAGTCCGAGATGGCCTTGTCCTCAACGTGCAGTGCACTGTTGATGCGGGGCCTAGAGGCCTGGGATCTGGGGTAGCCACCCCTGGGGGCGAGTGTCTGCCCTGGTGCTGTACCTGCCTTGTTTTCACAGCGGTGACCCGAAGAGACAGCCTGAGGTCCGTCCTCACTCACTGTGTTTGAGGAACTGTGGGCCAGCTGGCAGTGGGATGAGGCTGGCCCCCTCCTCCGCTTTAGTTCCTGGAGGCCTTCCGTAGAGCTGTGGGAGCTGGAGCTGGCATTTCGTTTGAGGCAGGATCTGGTCCGGGAGGTCTGGGATCTCTGGTTATATCTCACTTCTGACCTCTGGGCACGTgctgcagctgtggctgaggCCAAGAAATGTGAGGGGCCTCCATCCACTGCATTGAGTAGCGACCCCGACGTGGGGTTCAATGTGGAGGGGGGAAGGGCTGCTGCGGCAGCTGCAGGAGCCGAGGTGCCAGGCCTTGTTCTTCTCATGCCGGCATCCCTGCTTGCAGCTGTGAAGGTGGCAGGAATCAGCGAGGTGACCTGGGCTGAGTCCCGGGAGTGGgaagaggtggcaggaaggggatctgaggaggagaacaggggTCCTGGTGGTCTGTGCTTCTTCCCAGACACGGGAGCTGTAGAGGGGACCTCTGCAGCAGATGCTAGGGGGGCCACTAGGCccaggcagtcttgggacttgggtcTGTCCTGCTGTGCGTCCATAGTGGGTGCTTTAGAAACGGGAGGCCCACCCGAAGCCCCTGTTGCAAGTGAGGACAAAGTGTGGGAAGGCCGTGAGGGTCTGCAGTCCGAGATGGCCTTGTCCTCAACGTACAGTGCACTGTTGATGTGGGGCCTAGAGGCCTGGGATCTGGGGGAGCCTCCCCTGGGGGCGAGTGTCTGCCCTGGTGCTGTACCTGCCTTGTTTTCACAGCGGTGACCCGAAGAGACAGCCTGAGGTCCGTCCTCACTCACTGTGTTTGAGGAACTGTGGGCCAGCTGGCAGTGGGATGAGGCTGGCCCCCTCCTCCGCTTTAGTTCCTGGAGGCCTTCCGTAGAGCTgtgggagctggagctggagctggcatTTCGTTTGAGGCAGGATCTGGTCCGGGAGGTCTGGGATCTCTGGTTATATCTCACTTCTGACCTCTGGGCACGTgctgcagctgtggctgaggCCAAGAAATGTGAGGGGCCTCCATCCACTGCATTGAGTAGTGACCCCGACGTGTTGTTCAatgtggaggggggaggggctgctgtggcaGCTGCAGGAGCCGACCTTGTTCTTCTCATGCCGGCATCCCTGCTTGCAGCTGTGAAGGTGGCAGGAATCAGCGAGGTGACCTGTGCTGTGTCCCGGGAGTGGTaagaggtggcaggaaggggatctgaggaggagaacaggggTCCTGGTGGTCTGTGCTTCTTCCCAGACACGGGAGCTGTAGAGGGGACCTCTGCAGCAGATGCTAGGGGGGCCAGTAGGCCCAGGGAGTCTTGGGACTTGGGTCTGTCCTGCTGTGCATCCATAGTGGGTGCTTTAGAAACGGGAGGCCCACCCGAAGCCCCTGTTGCAAGTGAGGACAAAGTGTGGGAAGGCCGTGAGGGTCTGCAGTCCGAGATGGCCTTGTCCTCAACGTGCAGTGCAGTGTTGATGTGGGGCCTAGAGGCCTGGGATCTGGGGGAGCCACCCCTGGGGGCAAGTGTCTGCCCTGGTGCTGTACCTGCCTTGTTTTCACAGTGGTGACCCGAAGAGACAGCCTGAGGTCCGTCCTCACTCACTGTGTTTGAGGAACTGAGGGCCAGCTGGCAGTGGGATGAGGCTGGCCCCCTCCTCCGCTTTACTTCCTGGAGGCCTTCCGTAGAGCTGTGGGAGCTGGAGCTGGCATTTCGTTTGAGGCAGGATCTGGTCCGGGAGGTCTGGGATCTCTGGTTATATCTCACTTCTGACCTCTGGGCACGTgctgcagctgtggctgaggCCAAGAAATGTGAGGGGCCTCCATCCACTGCATTGAGTAGTGACCCCGACGTGGGGTTCAatgtggaggggggaggggctgctgcggCAGCTGCAGGAGCCGACCTTGTTCTTCTCATGCCGGCATCCCTGCTTGCAGCTGTGAAGGGGGCAGGAATCATCGAGGTGACCTGGGCTGAGTCCCGGGAGTGGGAAGAGTTGGCAGGAAGGGGatctgaggaggagaacaggggTCCTGGTGGTCTGTGCTTCTTCCCAGACACGGGAGCTGTAGCGGGGACCTCTGCAGCAGATGCTAGGGGGGCCACTAGGCccaggcagtcttgggacttgggtcTGTCCTGCTGTGCATCCATAGTGGGTGCTTTAGAAACGGGAGGCCCACCCGAAGCCCCTGTTGCAAGTGAGGACAAAGTGTGGGAAGGCCGTGAGGGTCTGCAGTCCGGGATGGCCTTGTCCTCAACGTGCAGTGCACTGTTGATGCGCTGGAATGCCGTCTCTTTTTCCAGGTGCAGGTCTTCAGCCGTGACCCGGTACCCCAGCTCTAAGGGAGGTGGCAGCATCAAAGGCTCCCCTCGCCTGCGTGGCAGCAGGGGAATCTTGCGTCTACGGGGCCTAGAGTCCTGGGATCTGGGGGAGCCACCCGTTGGGGCGATTGTCTGCCCTGGTGCTGTATCTGCCCCCTTTTCACACCGTGTGTGACCCGAAGAGACAGCCTGAGGCCTGTCCTCACTCACTGTCTTTGAGTAACTGAGGGTCAGCTGGCAGCGGGATGAGGCTGGCCCCCTCCTCTGCTTTAGCCCCGGCAAGCCTCCCGTGGAGCTGTAGGAGCTGGAGATGGCATTTCGTTTGGTGCTCGAGCTCGTCCAGGATGTCTGGGATGTGTGGTTATATCTGATTTCTGAGCTCTGGGCGTGGAGGTCTGTCTGCAGAGGCCCGGGCCTGGGCACAAAGGGAGAGGGGCCTCCATTGTCCCGCAGGGGCCAAAATGCAGACCGTGCATCCCCGGTGACCTCGGGGACCGTTCTCTGATCATCAGGATTTTCTTGGACTCTGGGGTCCTTGTCCTGCTCAGGCATCCCTGCCCCGCTCTCCTTGAGGGCCCTCAACACTATCTTCCCTGGACACAAGTCTGGGGACAGCCGGGTGTTGTGGACCCCAAAGGGGTGACTACCTGCTCCTGGGCCCCACAGAGTCCTTGTGCTCAGTGTAGTGGCTGAGCTGGGGGATGCCCTGGAACTCGGAGCACACAGCACTGGCTTACTGTGGTACCTGTGCAGTGAAATTGAAGACAGAATCACCAGGATGGAACACAGGTCTTGCAGGATCACGGAAAACCTTCTTAGAGTTGTCTTGACACCACTGATGTCGAGTGTGCGGGTGTTTGTAGGATGGCCTGCCACTCAGTCCAGGGGCAGGAGCAACGGGGAGATCCCACAAGCAAAGTGAACTGGGGGATGGGCTGAAGGGGCTCCAGGCAACTGAGCCCTACTCGCAGGTCCTCGGCCTTGGCCCAAACAGGAATGAGGGGCACAGAGTGCCCGGGTAACCGCTCCTGGGAGCAGTGGGGAACTGTCGGATACTTGAACTCTCAAGAGCTGGGCTCTGAGCGTCCTCGTCCAGCTGCCAACTTGGCCAAAGGCTAAGCCAGCAGATTGTTCTGTTGCCGGGCAACGCGACTTCTAAACCTGAGGGAGTGGGCATGTGAGCACATAATGGCACCAGTGACAGAGCGACCATAATGGATGAATAAGCACAGCCAGGTACCCGCGCAAGGCACCTGCTGGCAATGGCAGGAGGCGGACGTGGGGGGTCGTGCAGTAGGTACTGGAGGGAGAGACGTGGGCACAAAGGTCGCGGGAGGAACAGGTGCCCACAATGGCTGCATATTTGCCCGTGGATCACTGAAGATTCCTGCTCTCCTGctgaggtggagactgcagtgagctgagatcgcaccattgcactccagcctgggcaacgagtgcaaaactcagtctccagataaaaaaaagaaaaagaaaaaaaagaggccgggtgtggtggcttatgcctatgatcctagcactttgggaggtcggggtggacggatcacgagatcaggagttggaggccagcctggccaacatagtgaaagcccgtctctagtaaaaatacaaaatttagtcagacatggtgggcaggagagagcatgtgcaggggaacatccatttataaaaccatcagacctcatgagacttattcactaccatgagaacagcatgggggaaactgcctccatgattcagttatctccacctggccccacccttgacacatgggaattgttacaattcaagatgagatttgggtgcggacagagccaaaccatataattcttccccggcccctcccaaatctcatgtcctcatatttcaaaagcaatcatgCCTTCCCCTAAGTCCCCCAAactcttatttcagcattaactcaaaattccatagtccaaagtctcatctgagacaaggcaagtcccttccacctatgagcctgtaaaatcaaaagcaagttagttattttctagatacacagggatacaggcattgggtaaatacactcgtttcaaatgggagaaattggccaaagcaaaagagctacaggccccatgcaagtccaaaacccagcaggcaaatcttaaagctccaaaatgacctcctttgactccatgtgtcACATCTAggtgatgcaagaagtgggttcccagGGTCTTGGGCAGccccgcccctgtggctttgcagggtacagccccccttcTGGctgcattgagtgtctgcagcttttccaggcacacagtgcaagctgtcagtggatctaccattctggggtctggaggatggtggcccttttctcacagctctgcttggcagtaccccagtggggactctgtgtgggagctccaaccccatatttccctttgacactgccctagcagaggttatccatgagggcccccccctcccctcccccccacagcaaacttttgcctggatttccaggcattttcatacatcttctgaaatgtaGGCGGAGGTTCATGAACGTTAATTCTTGACTTTGGTgcatctgcaggcttaacaccacctAGAACCTGAAAGGCTTGgaacttgcaccctctgaagccatggcctgaggtgtaccttggccccttttatctatggcaggagcagctgggatgcagggccccaagttcctaggctgcacacagcagggggttctggacccacaaaaccatttttccttctaagcctcctggcctgtgatgggagggtctgcTGTGAGGGtctctaacatgccctggagacatttgccccattgtcttggtgattaacatttggctcctcattacttatgcaaatttctacaacCCAGTCTcctgagaaaatagatttttcttttctgttgcatcatcaggctacaaattttctgaacttttatgctctgcttcttctcgaatgctttgctgcttagaaatttcttctgtcagataccttaaatcatctctctcaagttcaaagttccacagatctgtaGGGAACTCTAGAAAGAAattcttattttccctctttcccgCCTATCTTATGCCCGTTTCTAATACAGGTGCACAATGCCTGCAGTGTCTTTGCATAGTAAGAGTGACTTTACTCCatttcccaacaaattcctcatctgcCTCTGAGACCACCTCCGCCTGGACCttgttgtccatatcactattaacattttggtcaaagccattcaacaagtctctaggaagttccaaactttcccacattttcctatcctcttctgagccttccaaactgttccagcctctccctgttacccatttccaaagttgcttccacattttcgggtatctttacagcagcaccccactctactggtatcaacttattgtattagtctgttctcacaccgcaaataaagacatacctgagactgggtaatttataaaggaaagaggttgaattgactcacagttctgcatggctggggaggcctcacaatcatggtggaaggcaaggaggtgcAAAAGCATGTCTCACATAGTGGCAGGcaggagagagcatgtgcaggggagctcccatttataaaaccatcagatctcatgagacttagtcactaccgcgagaacagtatggggggaaccatccccatgattcagttatctgcacccggccccacccttgacacgtgggaattattacaatgcaaggtgagatttgggtggggacccatcCAAACTATGTCAGTATGTTTTGACTTCTTGCTTGATTGCTAGGTTGCATAGAGGACAAACATGGAAATTAATGAAGTACCTTAATATCTGGCTTCAGATCTTAGACAGGATCAGAGGGCCAGCTCAAATTTGCAAGGAGGGGAGGTAGATCCCACCATTTTATGGGTGAATggcaaaatcaaacagaaattatgTGGGATGGGAGATACTGATGCAGGCATCTTTGGAAACATTCTACTTAGCTAATTTTATGCTAGGCTTTAGgtcaagaaggagagagagagctgaCATGCTGTGGtacacacttatagtcccagcgacttggaaagctgaggcaggaggat
The genomic region above belongs to Homo sapiens chromosome 5, GRCh38.p14 Primary Assembly and contains:
- the LOC124900996 gene encoding uncharacterized protein LOC124900996, encoding MPASLLAAVKGAGIIEVTWAESREWEELAGRGSEEENRGPGGLCFFPDTGAVAGTSAADARGATRPRQSWDLGLSCCASIVGALETGGPPEAPVASEDKVWEGREGLQSGMALSSTCSALLMRWNAVSFSRCRSSAVTRYPSSKGGGSIKGSPRLRGSRGILRLRGLESWDLGEPPVGAIVCPGAVSAPFSHRV